The region GCCCGTTGGCGATCCGGAGGCCATCCATTCAATCGAGCAGTTCGGCGAGTCGTCCGGCCACGGTGCGTCCGATGGCCTCCATTCCGGCGTCCCCCGGATGCAACACGTCCACGGTCAGTCCGGTCGCATCCATCGCCTCGTCGCCGTCGATGACGTGAAGGTTGTCGTGTGGCGACTCGGCGACGACATCCCGTAACGCCGCCCGAAAGTCCGCGGCGCGCCGGGCGTCGTCGTCCCGAACCACGTCGGCGTGATACGGAAACAGCGTCACGCATGCGACCGGGCGGGTCGGATGCGCA is a window of Haladaptatus paucihalophilus DX253 DNA encoding:
- a CDS encoding GDSL-type esterase/lipase family protein, yielding MADYLAGRDDWDVATLSLSVNMANRGFTLAQFRDRADALANAVAGAHPTRPVACVTLFPYHADVVRDDDARRAADFRAALRDVVAESPHDNLHVIDGDEAMDATGLTVDVLHPGDAGMEAIGRTVAGRLAELLD